In Vicinamibacteria bacterium, the genomic stretch TACGCTCGCCTTCGAGCTCTTCGATGCGGGCGGGAATGCCGCCTACGAACATCCCGTAGGCGCGTCCCGATTTGGACGCTCCCGAAGCGAGCTTCTCTCGGGTGAACTCGTGCCCGATGACCTCGACGTCGGGACCGAAGATCTGGTTCCCGTGCGCATGATCGAAATGAAAGTGAGTGTTGACGACGTAACGAACCGGCTTGTCGGTGATGGCCTCGAGCTCCCGGAGGAGCGCCCAGGCCGCCGCCGGGCTGATGTGCGAGTCGACGATCAAGACGTCGTTGTCGTTCACGATCACCGACCCATTGCAGCCGACGGCGAGATTGCCGGTGCCGACGGCGTGATAGACGTCGTCGGTGATCTTGTGAAAAGTGAAAGCGTCACCTTCGTATTCAGCGCCTGCGGGCTTCGAGACCACGTCGGCTGCGACCGACGGGGGAGCGGCTTCTTCCGCGCCGGGTTGACAGGCAAGGATGGAGACGAAGAGAGCGGGCGCGACGAACCGAAGCAGGACTCTTGCCTTCATGAAGAACCTCCGATCGCAGGGCGGGAGAGTAAGTTACCCGGAGATCGATTTCAAGCCGGCTTATTCGAGACCCGCGAGCGCCGCGCCGACCCCACTTCCCAGCTTCAGCGGATAGCCGAGGTCGGCGAGGCTTCTCTCGAGCATCGCGATTTGAGCGGCAAGGTACGGCGGTTGGGCGGCGAGGCCCATGTGGCCCAGCCGAAAGAGCTTTCCCGCGAGATCGCCATAGCCTCCCGAAATCATCACCCCGTATCGGTCTCTGAGATGGGAGCGCAATGACCCTTCAGCGATTCCTGGGGGTGGTTTGACTCCCGTAACCGCCGAGCTCGCGATCGATTCCCGGTCTGCCCACAACTCGAGACCGAGTGCTCTCACCCCACTCCGACAGGCCTTGGCGATGGCGCGGTGCCGGGCGGCCATCTTCTCGATTCCCTCTTCGAGCGCCTGTTCCAGAATCGACTCCAGTGCGTAGATGAGGCTCACCGACGGCGTATAAGGAAACCGCCGGTTCTCGATCCAGGCGTCTTTCCAGTCGAGTATCGACAGGAAACTTCCCCGAAGCGGAGGACGCCGGGATTCCATGAGCTTCCAGGCTTCGGGGCTCACCGTCATCAGAGACAGGCCCGGAGGACCTCCGAGACACTTTTGGGGACCCGCCACCGCGACGTCGATGTTCCACTCCTCGGGGCTCAGCACCTCGGAGCCGAGACCGGAAACCGTGTCGACGATCGTCGTGACGCCGAACTCTCTCGCGATCGTGCCGATCTCTTTGACGGGATTGATGGTCGCCGAAGGCGTCTCCGAGTGGACCACGGAAAGAAACTTGATCTCCGGATCGTGCTCGAGAGCCTTGCGCACGTCGTCGGGATCGATGGCATCGTTGTAGGAGACCGCCAGCTCGACCGCCGTCCCTCCGTATTTTTGGATGAAGAGCTCGAACCACTTGCCGAACACTCCCGAGACCAGGTTCAGGACTTTGTCGCCGGGGGAGAACAGGCAGGCCGCCGCAGCCTCGAGCCCGAGGACCGCCTCGCCCTGGAGGATCACGACATCGTTTCGGGTACGAAAGACGTCCTGCAGGAGCCGGCAGGTGCGATCGAAAAGCTCGATGAACGCCGGGTCGTAGTGATAGAGCACCGGGCGGGATTGGGATCTCAACGTGCGCTCGTTCACTTCCACCGGTCCTCCGGCAAGCGTCATGATGGGCCAGGGTCTCATCGCTGCCTCCTCGACTGACTCGTTTG encodes the following:
- a CDS encoding MBL fold metallo-hydrolase — translated: MKARVLLRFVAPALFVSILACQPGAEEAAPPSVAADVVSKPAGAEYEGDAFTFHKITDDVYHAVGTGNLAVGCNGSVIVNDNDVLIVDSHISPAAAWALLRELEAITDKPVRYVVNTHFHFDHAHGNQIFGPDVEVIGHEFTREKLASGASKSGRAYGMFVGGIPARIEELEGER
- a CDS encoding alanine--glyoxylate aminotransferase family protein, yielding MRPWPIMTLAGGPVEVNERTLRSQSRPVLYHYDPAFIELFDRTCRLLQDVFRTRNDVVILQGEAVLGLEAAAACLFSPGDKVLNLVSGVFGKWFELFIQKYGGTAVELAVSYNDAIDPDDVRKALEHDPEIKFLSVVHSETPSATINPVKEIGTIAREFGVTTIVDTVSGLGSEVLSPEEWNIDVAVAGPQKCLGGPPGLSLMTVSPEAWKLMESRRPPLRGSFLSILDWKDAWIENRRFPYTPSVSLIYALESILEQALEEGIEKMAARHRAIAKACRSGVRALGLELWADRESIASSAVTGVKPPPGIAEGSLRSHLRDRYGVMISGGYGDLAGKLFRLGHMGLAAQPPYLAAQIAMLERSLADLGYPLKLGSGVGAALAGLE